The genomic DNA GGGAAACTCCACGGCCAACCCATTGATGTGATATAGAGCAAAACTGCTAGATAAAACAGAATTATTTTATTATTTTTCATAACAACCTCCAATCTTTTGTAATTCTATGATACAATAGCTTCAAGGTTATTTCATAAAACATAAACAATATTCAACTTTTTTGGAGGTTCGCATGTTTACTTGGAATTTTGGAAGTGTTTATAAAACTATTCGGCGCTCTAAGGGGCTGACTCAAAAAAAGGTTTGTGGTGGATTCTTGTCAATGACGACCCTATCTAAAATCGAAAATCATCATGTTGTGCCGAGTGTTGAGCATATGATTTTCTTGCTTGATCAACTTAACATGTCCGTGGAAGAATTTCATTACATCTGTAATCTGTATCAGCCAAGTAACCGCCAAAAAATATTTTCTCAATATCAAAAAGTCGCTCAAAAACCTAAGATAGCTGAGATTCAGCGTTTAATTGATAGTTGTGATGACTATCTGAGTAAGCAACATGATGTTCCTGTTGAGCATCTACGAAGCGTCCTAAAAATTGTTCTATTTATGCGACAACATGGCCCTAATAAAAAAGATAGGGAATTTGAGCAATTGACTGAAAAAATTTATCACTATTTGGACAAGCAAGATACTTGGTATATGAGTGATCTAAAACTCTTACAAACTATTTTGTATGCTTTTCCTGTGAAAAATCTGCCTCATTTGACCAAGCGTATTTTTGAAAGCTTAGAAAAGTACAAAGACTTTCACAATATCAAAGAAGCTCAAGTAAGTATCCTTACCAATGTATCAACTATTTATTTTTACAACCAGTTACTTAAAGATTGTGAAAAGATTACCCTTAGAACCTTAGAACTCGCCAAAAAACTGAAACGCTATGATTCCCTCGGTTTTGCTCAGGTTCGTCTCGGCATCTGCCGTGGGGATGATGCCTTGATTGAGAATGGTTTGGCCATCCTGCGCTTGACAGATGAGCAGGACTTGCTGACGATGTTGGAAGATGAAGTAAAAAAATACCGTTGAAAAGATCCAACGGGCTTTTTTGTCGTCTAATCTAAATTGTCACTCCTTTGAAGGTGGGGAAGGAGGATTTGCCATTGAGGTTGGTTTTGCCAGTCTTTGTCAGCCACAATCTGGCTGGCAACGCGCCTAGCTTCTTCTAAGATGGCGTAGTCCTCAATGATGTTGGCAACGTGAAATTCTGGCAAGCCAGATTGGCGGGTGCCAAAAATTTCCCCAGCCCCCCTCATCTTCAAGTCCTCTTCTGCTAGGATGAAGCCGTCGGTCGTTTCGGTCATAATCTTCATCCGATCCTTACCGGATTCTGTTTTGGGGTTGGCGACAAGGATAGCATAGGACTGTTTATGCCCACGCCCGACGCGGCCACGTAGCTGATGAAGCTGACTGAGACCAAAACGATCCGCATCCATAATCACCATGACTGTGGCGTTGGGAACATTGACCCCCACTTCAATAACTGTGGTGGATACTAGAATATCTGTTTGTCCAGACTTAAAATCTTGCATGATCGCATCTTTTTCCTCGTTTTTCATCTTGCCATGAAGAAGGGCAATCTTGGCTCGCTCACCAAAATAGGCAGACAGGTCTTCCTTGAGCGCTACTGCATTTTTCAAATCAAGGACTTCAGATTCCTCAATCAAGGGAGAAATAAAGTAGACCTGAGCTCCCTTGGTCAGCTCTTTTTCCAGCCATTCAAGGACAACTGGAACCTGTTCATGCTTGACCCAGCGGGTAATGATGGGTTTGCGGCCGGCCGGAAGCTGGTTGATAATCGACACATCCATCTCCCCAAAAGCTGTGATGGCTAAGGTTCGTGGGATAGGTGTCGCTGTCATCATGAGAACATCCGGATTCTCTCCTTTTTCACGGAGCTGCCGGCGCTGATGGACACCAAATCGGTGCTGTTCGTCGGTTACGACCAAGCCTAGCTGATGATAGGTGACTCCCTCTTGAATGAGGGCGTGGGTGCCGACGATAATATCTACCTGTCCTGAAGCAATGGCCGCAAGGGCTGTCCGCCTCGGTGCTGCCCGCATTCCTCCGGTCAGGAGGGCAATAGATAAGTCAGGAAAGAGTTGGCTCAAACTGTCATAGTGCTGTTCAGCCAATATCTCAGTCGGTACCATAATGGCAGACTGCATGCCGGCGGTATGGGCTGCGTACATGGCTAGGCCTGCCACAACAGTCTTTCCAGAGCCGACATCTCCCTGCAAAAGCCGGTTCATGTGGCTCCCTGATTGCATGTCGGCTAATATCTCCGACAGGGCCGTTTCTTGGGCCTGGGTCAGCTCAAAAGGCAGACGCCCCATCATTTCCTTCAAAGCCTCTGCCTGATAGGCAATCGCAAGGCCGTTGGTCTGTTTTTTATTTTCTGCCTTTAGTACCTGCAAACGTAGCTGGAAGTAGAACAATTCCTCGAATTTTATCCGCCTGAGTGCTTGACGGTATTCCTGCAAATCTTTTGGAAAGTGCATGGCAAAAACGGCTTCTTTGCGTTTCATGAGCTGGTAACGATCCAGTAAAATTTGAGGTAAATTCTCGGTCACCAATTCCAGATAGCCCTTGTCAACTGCTGCCTTGACTAATTTGACGAGATTGGTCTGGCTGATTCCTTGAGCCAAATGATAGACCGGTTGCAAGTCTTCTGTCACCTGTCCCATGACTTTCATCCCAACCAGACTGGCTTTTGCCTTATCCCATTTCCCCCAAATAGCAATATCTGCTCCCACTTCGACCTTATCCGCTAGATAGGGCTGGTTAAAAAAGGAAACCGAAATAATGAGTTCTCCCTGCTTGATGGAAAAGCGCAGGCGGTTGCGTTTAAAACCATAGTACTGAACCTGAGCCGGTGTTACTACCTGTCCCAGCACGAGTGCCTTCTCTCCATCTTGCAAGTCCAGAACCGACTTGCTTTCAAAATCTTCATAACGAAAAGGATAGTGAAACAAGAGATCTCCTACCGTTACTAGATTCAGTTTCTTGTATTTCTCCGCAGACTTGGGGCCAATCCCCGGTAAGACTGCCAAGTTGTCATCCAAATGTATCATGCTTTCATTATATCAAAAAATCCACCGACCTCACTCAGCCAAAACGATAAAAGACCGGAAGAAAGAAATTCTCCGTTCAAAAGTGCCCTATTTCCGACACACATAAAAAGCGAACAGCTCTTGGAAGCTTGTTCGCTCTATTATTTGCAGTTTGTTTTGGTTAATTTGGGTAGATGTAGGTGATTTGACTAACACTGTCAATCGGGTTGAACCAGCCGCGGAAGTTGTCTACCCATTGCTGACCACGGTAGTTGGCTTCAAGAACCTGGATGCGGGTTTCGCTTTCAACAGCGATAACGTAGGCCACATGCCCCAGTCCCCCGTCATTCCATGAAATGATAGCTCCCACCTCAGGGGTAGATCCGGTACGGAAACCGTCACGGGCGGCATTTGCCCCCCAATCAGCGGCATTCCCCCACCAGTCGCCTGCCCAGCTAGCAACCTTTTGCACACCCCAGGTACATTGACCGATAGGATAATTGATGCCTGGTTCATAGCTGTATCCAGGCAGATAGTAGCTGTCTGCTATTTCTGTTGCCGCTTCTGGCTGAACTTGACCCGACACCTGCAAGGTCTGACCCGGAATCAGCAAATCATAAATACTGAGATTGTTGATAGAAGCCAACTCGATATAATCCATATTGAAGGCTTGAGCGATTGAAGAAAATGAATCGCCGTATTCAATGGTATAGGCAGTCGTACCAGTCGCAGGAAGAGCAGCCGCAGGAACCGGAGCTTGAGCTTGACTTGGTACTTCCAAGGTCTGACCCGGCACGATCAAATCATAAATCCCCAGCTGATTGTTCGCTGCTAGTTCATAAATATCCATCTGGAAGGCTTGAGCGATTGAATAAAATGAATCACCCTCACGAACCGTATAGGTATCTGCACTAACCTGCTTAGAAACAAAGAAACCTGCTCCCAAAGCAAGAGAGGCTACAACTGCTTTTCCTAGATACTTTTTCATTTTCTTTTCTCCAAATTGTTGATAGGATTAGTCTATCAGGCTATTGTGACATAAAAATGATAACAATGTTAAAAGTTTATGTATTTTTAAAGCGATTTTTCCGTAAAAAGAATCAGCAGATGACAATTTTATGACATTTTGATAACAAAAAAGTTCCAGCCTTATCGGCTCAGGAACTCTCCTATTTTTTCCAATGTTTTGCCATTGCGAATCGTGACCTGCTTGTAAAAGGGTTCTTTGAGCAAGAACTTGTGATAGGCAGTTTGCAGGTAGTTCTTCTCCTCGCGCTTTCCCCAGTAAACACCTAGCCGCCCAAAATGAACCAGCTCATCTCCCATCGGCAGCGCCGCCACTCGGTCCTTGACCAATTGCCGATCCACTTGCTCAGTATAAAAAAGAACATCTTTTCGCGCTAGTTCTCCCTGCCACCAAGCTGGTAAGGAGAGGTAGTCTGCCTGATAATCTTCGTGGTTAAACAGGGAAAAAGCTGTCACAAATGGGTAGGTTTGCTCAAAAAATGCTTGGAACATCGCGCTGATGTCTTCAACACTTTTCAGACTGTCAAAGAAAAGGTTGCCACTGTTGATATAGGTAGCTACTCTGGTAAAGCCCAATGCCTGAACCTGCTTTCGCAAGTCTGCCATAACAACCTTATTCCTCCCGCCGACATTGATGCCGCGCAAGAGCAAGACATAACGCATACTGATTCTCCTTCCACCTGCAATTAGCGGCTGATTTTGGCATCCATTACGGTTCGGATCAGCTCCATCAGCTGGTTGCGATCCTTCTTCCACTGGGGCCGTTCATCCTTCTCAAAGGTTCGATTGGACAAGAAGATGACCGCCTGTTGATGCTTGCGATGGTACATGATAAAGGTACCGGTATAGCCTGTGTGGGACAGCCAATCCCCCTTTTTATCCCAGGCCAGTGACCGCTTTCTCTCCGCATCAAAACCATAGTCCTGTGTCAAGTCCTTGGCAAAATCATCTGTCAGATAATGTTCCAAAAATATTTCCAAATCCTTAACGGTGGAAAAAAGTCCGGCGCTGCCTGCATGCCTTCCCAAAACACGCGCCTTGGGATCGTGAACCAGTCCAGGTTTTTGCCCCCGAACCGTAGGAACGGCCTGAGATACTGGCCCAAAGGACGTTTCACTCATTCCAAAAGGCTCAAGAACCTCTTCATCAATCAGCTCATCCAAACGGCGGCCTGTCATCTCCTCCAACAAAAAGCCCAGCAATAAAAAATTAACATCCGTATAGTGGAATCGCTTGTTGTCTGTAACCTTAAGCCGATTGATAGCCTCTTTTAACTCTTGGGCATTCAGACTGTCGCGATTAGGGATATAGGGGTCGATACCGCTGGTATGGGTCAAGAGTTGGCGAATGGTGACCCGTTCATCCTGAAAGGCTGGATAATAGGATGTTAGTGACCGGTCTAGCTCTAAGGCTCCGCTATTGACCCGAAAAATCACTAAAGTTCCCACGCCGACTACTTTAGAAACACTGGCCAAGTCATAGGTCAAGCCAGCCGTAACCGGCTCCAAGCCATCCTGACTGCCCACATAGTATTCCTGCCACTGCCCTTGATGATAAAGGGCCAGACTGGCACCTGGATACACACGGTGCTCAATCTGGCTCTTGATTTTTTCTAGAATACGTTCGCTCATTTTTCAAACCAAAGTTCTATCTTGCTTGGGTCAAGGGTCTGAAGGAAGCGACCTTTTCTGTCCTTGAAATAAGGAACTTCCAGCTGTTCTTCCAAGTCAGACCAGTTTGCGTCCTTGGCTACTTTCAATCGCAGGCTATCCAAATCCCAAACCTCTTCTGCTGCTGTCAAGAGATCTGGTCCTTGTCCTTCTTGGAAAAACAAGACTTGCTGATTGGGCAAGAGCTTCTGATAGAAGGCCTGGCTGACAGCCGGCTGAGGGCTACGGATATAGATTGCTTCCACTTCAAATTCGGTCAGCTTATCAAAGTCCTCAGAGGCTGTAAAGACAGCTGGCGGCAAGATAGCAACCAAGTCGGCTCGATCTTCTTCTGCGTGGAGCAAAAAACAATCCCCCTCAGGCGAGGTCGCTTCAAAGGCGTATCCCTTTTTTCCTTTATAAAGGTTGGTAAATGAAGCACCACGAGCCAACAAGGCCTCGATTTCCTGAGCTTGGGCGACCTTGATAACAATCTTGGCTAACTTTTTAGGCCCTTGGACTGCTCTGGTGCGCATACTCGGCGATTCGACTAGGACTAACTGAACCGTTGGGCTTGTGAGCGCTCCTAGCTCTACAAACGGCCCTTCTTCTAACCAGGTTTTCATCCCTAGATTTTCCTCTAGGAAGGTCTGGTTTACACTGCGATTGTTGACCCGCAGCGCAGGCACAATCTGGTTTTCAACTCTAAACATGGATTTTATCTTTCTCCTCGGGGGTGGATACGTTTCTATTGTAAAGTAAAAAGTAGGATTTGACAAATATTTCACTGTCAATTTTTACAGATGGTTTGTTCGGTTTTCTTCGTAAGGATTTTACAACAGAATCTTGTAAAATTCAACTCTGACACTTATGAAAATCGTCGCCTTGCACTCATCAGTCTGCTACTGGCTATTCGGGCGGCCATTTGCTCTTTCGGCCGGCCTTTTTTAGACAAAGAACCGATTATAAGCTATAATAACAAGTGTACTGAAATCATTGCAAGGAGTACTTATGCGTTTCAATCAATATTCTTACATTCCATGTGAGGAGGCTGTCCTCCTCAAGGACTTAGCTGCACTTGATTTTGAGCTAGACCCTAGCTGGTCTGCCAAAGACAATCTAGAAAAGTTTGTCCGAAAAACTCTCTTTCTCTCTGGAGATCCTGACTGGGCCCTCTCCAATCTCATCGCAGACTGGGATTGCGACCTCTTGACCTTTTTTCAGTCCGATAGGGAACTGACTGCTACTGTTTTCTATCAGGTCGCCTTTCAGTTGCTGGGCTTCGTTCCGCATCTGGATTACACCGATGTGTCTGACTTCGTGGAGCGCACGCGCTTTCCTATTCAGTTTGGTGCCATCCTTGACAACCTTTATCACCTGCTCAATACTCGGACAAAGTCAGGGAATAGCTTGATTGATCAACTCGTCAGTGACGGCCTGATTCCCGAGGACAACCACTACCATTTCTTCAACGGGAAGGCGCTGGCGACCTTTTCGACCAAAGACCTCATCCGCGAGGTAGTCTATGTCGAAACCAGCGTTGATACTGCAGAGAGCGGTTTGCCTGACCTAGTGAAACTTTCTATCCTCCGTCCACGCTTTGACGGGCCTATCCCGGCTATCATTACCAACAGCCCTTACCATCAGGGAGTCAATGAAGCAGCCAGCGACAAGGCCCTTCATAAGATGGAGGGGAATTGACCGTCAAGCCTGCAGGAAGGATTGAACTGACTGAACCTGCCTATGTGGCAGAAACTCAGCCTTTAACAGCCTTACCGACTGGGCCTGCAACTGAAAAATTGGGGCATATCACTTCCTACTCTCTCAACGACTATTTCTTGTCCCGTGGTTTTGCCAGCCTTCATGTGTCGGGTGTCGGCACCCTAGGTTCAACGGGTTTAATGACCTCCGGCGATTACCAGCAGGTCAATGGGTTCAAGGCAGTCATCGACTGGCTCAATGGTCGGGCTCGCGCCTTCCAAGACCATAGCCGTTCCGTTTGTGTGCAAGCCGACTGGGCCAGTGGTAAGGTCGCAACGACCGGACTTTCCTATCTGGGTACCATGTCAAATGCCCTTGCTACCACAGGTGTTGAGGGGTTAGAGGTCATCATCGCAGAAGCTGGTATTTCCTCTTGGTATGACTACTACCGCGAAAACGGGCTAGTAACCAGCCCGGGTGGTTATCCGGGTGAAGACTTGGATAGCCTGACCGCCCTCACCTACTCCAAGAGCTTACAGGCGGGTGACTTCCTCCGCAACAAGGAGCAATACACGGCAGCCCTAGAAGCAGAAGGACGAGCGCTGGACCGAGCTAGCGGCGATTACAATCAATACTGGCATGACCGCAACTATCTGCTTCATGCAGACAAGGTGCGTTGCCAAGTGGTCTTTACCCACGGTTCCCAAGATTGGAATGTCAAACCCATCCATGTCTGGAATATGTTTCACGCCCTGCCCGCCTCCATCAAAAAACACCTCTTCTTCCACAATGGCGCCCATGTCTACATGAACAACTGGCAGTCCATTGACTTCCGCGAATCCATGAACGCCCTGCTCAGTCAGAAGTTGCTCAACCACAATAACGGCTACCAACTGCCAACTGTTGTCTGGCAAGATAATGCGGACGAACAGACCTGGACAACTCTTGATACCTTCGGCGCTGACAAACTAGCAAAACTTGCTCTCGGAGATAAGCAGGCTATCATAGAAAACCACTACGAGGAAGAGACCTTTGCCAATTATGGCAAATCCTACCAAAGCTTCCATAACGACCTTTACGCAGGTAAGGCCAACCAAATTCGTCTGGACTTATCTATCGAAGAGGACCTCCTTTTGAACGGCAAGGCAACCCTGATATTACGCGTTAAATCAACCGTAGCAAAAGGTCTTCTGTCCGCCCAGTTGCTAGAGGTGGGCAACAGCAAGCGTCTGACGCCTTATCCTACCATCCAAGCGCGGACCAGTCTTGACAACGGCCGCTATCATGCCCAAGAAAGCTTGATGGAGCTGCCTTTTGTCGATACGCCTCACCGTCTGATAACCAAAGGTTTCCTCAACCTACAAAACCGAACTCAGCTCCTGCAGATTGAAGAGGTGCCTGCAAACGAATGGCTGGATATTCGCTGGGA from Streptococcus oriscaviae includes the following:
- a CDS encoding helix-turn-helix domain-containing protein, with translation MFTWNFGSVYKTIRRSKGLTQKKVCGGFLSMTTLSKIENHHVVPSVEHMIFLLDQLNMSVEEFHYICNLYQPSNRQKIFSQYQKVAQKPKIAEIQRLIDSCDDYLSKQHDVPVEHLRSVLKIVLFMRQHGPNKKDREFEQLTEKIYHYLDKQDTWYMSDLKLLQTILYAFPVKNLPHLTKRIFESLEKYKDFHNIKEAQVSILTNVSTIYFYNQLLKDCEKITLRTLELAKKLKRYDSLGFAQVRLGICRGDDALIENGLAILRLTDEQDLLTMLEDEVKKYR
- the recG gene encoding ATP-dependent DNA helicase RecG; the protein is MIHLDDNLAVLPGIGPKSAEKYKKLNLVTVGDLLFHYPFRYEDFESKSVLDLQDGEKALVLGQVVTPAQVQYYGFKRNRLRFSIKQGELIISVSFFNQPYLADKVEVGADIAIWGKWDKAKASLVGMKVMGQVTEDLQPVYHLAQGISQTNLVKLVKAAVDKGYLELVTENLPQILLDRYQLMKRKEAVFAMHFPKDLQEYRQALRRIKFEELFYFQLRLQVLKAENKKQTNGLAIAYQAEALKEMMGRLPFELTQAQETALSEILADMQSGSHMNRLLQGDVGSGKTVVAGLAMYAAHTAGMQSAIMVPTEILAEQHYDSLSQLFPDLSIALLTGGMRAAPRRTALAAIASGQVDIIVGTHALIQEGVTYHQLGLVVTDEQHRFGVHQRRQLREKGENPDVLMMTATPIPRTLAITAFGEMDVSIINQLPAGRKPIITRWVKHEQVPVVLEWLEKELTKGAQVYFISPLIEESEVLDLKNAVALKEDLSAYFGERAKIALLHGKMKNEEKDAIMQDFKSGQTDILVSTTVIEVGVNVPNATVMVIMDADRFGLSQLHQLRGRVGRGHKQSYAILVANPKTESGKDRMKIMTETTDGFILAEEDLKMRGAGEIFGTRQSGLPEFHVANIIEDYAILEEARRVASQIVADKDWQNQPQWQILLPHLQRSDNLD
- a CDS encoding CHAP domain-containing protein is translated as MKKYLGKAVVASLALGAGFFVSKQVSADTYTVREGDSFYSIAQAFQMDIYELAANNQLGIYDLIVPGQTLEVPSQAQAPVPAAALPATGTTAYTIEYGDSFSSIAQAFNMDYIELASINNLSIYDLLIPGQTLQVSGQVQPEAATEIADSYYLPGYSYEPGINYPIGQCTWGVQKVASWAGDWWGNAADWGANAARDGFRTGSTPEVGAIISWNDGGLGHVAYVIAVESETRIQVLEANYRGQQWVDNFRGWFNPIDSVSQITYIYPN
- a CDS encoding DUF1697 domain-containing protein, whose protein sequence is MRYVLLLRGINVGGRNKVVMADLRKQVQALGFTRVATYINSGNLFFDSLKSVEDISAMFQAFFEQTYPFVTAFSLFNHEDYQADYLSLPAWWQGELARKDVLFYTEQVDRQLVKDRVAALPMGDELVHFGRLGVYWGKREEKNYLQTAYHKFLLKEPFYKQVTIRNGKTLEKIGEFLSR
- a CDS encoding serine hydrolase domain-containing protein, whose protein sequence is MSERILEKIKSQIEHRVYPGASLALYHQGQWQEYYVGSQDGLEPVTAGLTYDLASVSKVVGVGTLVIFRVNSGALELDRSLTSYYPAFQDERVTIRQLLTHTSGIDPYIPNRDSLNAQELKEAINRLKVTDNKRFHYTDVNFLLLGFLLEEMTGRRLDELIDEEVLEPFGMSETSFGPVSQAVPTVRGQKPGLVHDPKARVLGRHAGSAGLFSTVKDLEIFLEHYLTDDFAKDLTQDYGFDAERKRSLAWDKKGDWLSHTGYTGTFIMYHRKHQQAVIFLSNRTFEKDERPQWKKDRNQLMELIRTVMDAKISR
- a CDS encoding CppA N-terminal domain-containing protein; this translates as MFRVENQIVPALRVNNRSVNQTFLEENLGMKTWLEEGPFVELGALTSPTVQLVLVESPSMRTRAVQGPKKLAKIVIKVAQAQEIEALLARGASFTNLYKGKKGYAFEATSPEGDCFLLHAEEDRADLVAILPPAVFTASEDFDKLTEFEVEAIYIRSPQPAVSQAFYQKLLPNQQVLFFQEGQGPDLLTAAEEVWDLDSLRLKVAKDANWSDLEEQLEVPYFKDRKGRFLQTLDPSKIELWFEK